From the genome of Proteus vulgaris, one region includes:
- a CDS encoding phosphoethanolamine transferase, which produces MKKLLKNNIIQCLILLIFVLLIHISLGYKLRFFYVLTFTAFLLCLSGRFKKIYSISIMLLSIIGAIYTPIGLKYGSPNINSVISFFYTNTNETLEFIHTLSPINLIFSFLIILLGLLSLKVSIVFKNKTSLFITFIFIMTSISWPIKDLINNGTYNFEAKLPILRFFSDIKKHYESVNIENKWINTELNKKDNWQPINNTQYNNYILVIGESVRRDFMQSYGFSIKNTPFLEKSPVIQFNNYISAAPSTLFSLPPSLTLKNKNTNNIELQNNIITLAKKAGLDTYWFSNQGSMIGSDSIISTIGKRADTYHFLSKGDYHNNGLTTDNDLLPDIKKALINKGEKNRLIVVHLIGSHSQACARTQGEYDEFFQSVELSCYVQSIKNTDKLLENIVDISNSTGKSWSLLYFSDHGLSYENKGESYAKLTHDDKFKQNFEIPLFILSSDSKEKNYITEKRNGRYFMSLFSEWTGITDSKIPNHCHMISNDICDDQDTVINFQKEHIDYNLLPDDKINYALEEK; this is translated from the coding sequence ATGAAAAAACTCTTAAAAAACAACATTATTCAATGTTTAATTTTGCTTATTTTTGTTTTATTAATACATATCTCTCTAGGCTATAAACTCCGTTTTTTTTATGTTCTTACTTTTACTGCATTTCTTTTATGCTTATCAGGACGTTTTAAAAAAATCTATTCTATTAGTATAATGTTGCTATCAATAATAGGTGCTATTTATACACCTATTGGCTTAAAGTATGGCTCTCCTAACATTAATTCTGTTATTTCATTTTTTTATACAAATACAAATGAAACTCTCGAATTTATTCATACCCTTTCACCAATAAATCTAATATTTAGTTTTTTAATTATTTTACTTGGCCTTCTCAGTCTAAAAGTGAGTATTGTTTTTAAAAATAAAACCTCTCTTTTCATTACTTTTATTTTTATAATGACGAGTATTAGTTGGCCCATAAAAGACCTGATAAATAATGGTACTTATAACTTTGAAGCCAAATTACCAATACTCCGTTTTTTTAGTGATATAAAAAAACATTATGAGAGTGTAAATATAGAAAATAAGTGGATCAATACAGAGCTTAATAAGAAAGATAATTGGCAACCTATTAATAATACGCAATATAATAATTATATCTTAGTTATTGGAGAGAGTGTTAGACGAGACTTTATGCAAAGTTATGGTTTTTCTATAAAAAACACACCATTTCTAGAAAAAAGCCCTGTTATTCAATTTAATAATTATATTTCAGCAGCACCATCAACATTGTTTTCATTACCACCTTCATTAACATTAAAAAATAAGAATACTAATAATATTGAATTACAGAACAATATTATCACACTCGCAAAAAAAGCAGGATTAGATACATATTGGTTTTCAAATCAAGGCTCTATGATTGGTTCTGATTCAATTATTTCTACAATAGGAAAGAGAGCTGATACCTATCACTTCTTGAGTAAAGGTGATTATCATAATAATGGTTTAACAACTGATAATGATTTACTTCCCGATATTAAAAAAGCACTCATTAATAAAGGTGAGAAAAATAGGCTTATTGTTGTTCATCTAATAGGCTCTCACTCACAAGCTTGTGCTAGAACACAAGGTGAATATGATGAGTTTTTCCAATCAGTTGAATTATCTTGTTATGTTCAAAGCATAAAAAATACAGATAAATTATTAGAGAACATTGTAGACATATCAAATAGCACAGGAAAATCATGGTCCTTACTTTATTTTTCTGACCATGGATTATCTTATGAAAATAAAGGAGAAAGTTATGCCAAGCTTACCCATGATGATAAGTTTAAGCAAAACTTTGAGATCCCTTTATTTATCCTATCAAGCGATAGTAAAGAAAAAAATTATATTACAGAAAAAAGAAATGGTCGGTATTTTATGTCACTTTTTTCGGAGTGGACGGGTATCACTGACTCAAAAATCCCTAACCATTGCCATATGATTTCTAATGATATTTGTGATGATCAAGATACAGTCATTAATTTTCAAAAAGAGCATATTGACTATAATTTATTACCTGATGATAAGATAAATTATGCTCTTGAAGAGAAATAA
- the fabG gene encoding 3-oxoacyl-ACP reductase FabG — MFDLTGKIALVSGGAKGIGKGIVIALKNSGAKVIIADIDDVAGNKTKQELNVEFMHLDVTHQSACEKVVDDVVKEYGKLDILCSNTGIFPQATIKEMTEADWDKMHTVNLKGMFFLVKAALRVMEKQKQGRVIITSSITGAITGYPGWSHYGASKAGQLGFMRSAALEYARHGITINAVMPGNILTEGLQAQGEAYLNQMKASIPTHTLGEPEDIGYAAAFFASNEAKYITGQTIIVDGGQILPESPEALL, encoded by the coding sequence ATGTTTGATTTAACGGGTAAAATCGCTTTGGTTTCAGGTGGCGCAAAAGGCATTGGTAAAGGTATTGTCATCGCCCTAAAAAATAGTGGTGCTAAGGTGATTATTGCAGATATTGATGATGTTGCTGGCAATAAAACAAAACAAGAATTAAATGTTGAGTTTATGCACCTTGATGTCACTCATCAATCCGCCTGTGAAAAAGTGGTTGATGATGTCGTAAAAGAGTATGGCAAACTTGATATTCTTTGTTCCAATACTGGCATTTTCCCTCAAGCAACTATTAAAGAGATGACTGAAGCTGATTGGGATAAAATGCATACAGTTAACCTTAAAGGTATGTTCTTTTTAGTGAAGGCAGCACTTCGTGTCATGGAAAAACAAAAACAAGGTCGTGTGATTATCACGTCATCCATTACGGGAGCAATCACAGGCTATCCTGGTTGGAGCCACTACGGCGCAAGTAAAGCAGGACAACTTGGCTTTATGCGTAGTGCAGCATTAGAATATGCGCGTCATGGTATTACCATTAATGCTGTGATGCCGGGAAATATCCTCACTGAAGGCTTGCAAGCCCAAGGCGAAGCGTATTTAAATCAAATGAAGGCTTCTATCCCAACACATACTTTAGGTGAGCCAGAAGATATCGGCTACGCCGCCGCCTTCTTTGCCTCAAATGAAGCAAAATATATTACAGGCCAGACAATTATCGTCGATGGCGGACAAATTTTACCTGAATCTCCAGAGGCGTTGTTGTAA
- the pfkA gene encoding 6-phosphofructokinase produces the protein MVNGIKRIGVLTSGGDAPGMNAAIRGVVRAALSEGLEVYGIMDGYMGLYENRMKKLDRFSVSDMINRGGTFLGSARFPEFREDNVRAVAIENMKQNELDALVVIGGDGSYLGAKKLTEAGFPCIGLPGTIDNDVAGTDYTIGYFTALETAVEAIDRLRDTSTSHKRISIVEVMGRYCGDLTLSAAIAGGCEFVVLPEAELPFDRDELLAEIKAGIERGKRHAIVAITEHVCDVHELARFIEAETKHETRATVLGHIQRGGSPVAYDRILASRMGAYSVQLLLEGYGGRCVGIQNEKLVHHDIIDAVMNMKRVFKADWYETAKKLY, from the coding sequence ATGGTCAATGGGATCAAAAGAATTGGGGTTTTAACAAGTGGTGGTGATGCACCCGGAATGAATGCCGCGATCCGTGGCGTTGTTCGTGCCGCACTAAGTGAAGGTTTAGAGGTTTATGGGATTATGGATGGCTATATGGGGCTATACGAAAATCGCATGAAAAAACTCGACCGTTTTAGCGTGTCAGACATGATAAACCGTGGTGGTACATTCCTTGGTTCTGCTCGTTTCCCTGAATTCCGTGAAGACAATGTGCGTGCTGTTGCCATTGAAAACATGAAACAAAATGAGCTTGATGCTTTAGTTGTTATTGGTGGTGACGGTTCTTATTTAGGTGCGAAAAAATTAACGGAAGCGGGTTTTCCTTGCATCGGTTTACCAGGCACAATCGATAATGACGTAGCAGGTACTGACTACACCATTGGTTATTTCACGGCGTTAGAAACAGCAGTTGAAGCAATTGACCGTTTACGTGATACCTCAACGTCTCACAAACGTATCTCTATCGTAGAAGTAATGGGCCGTTATTGTGGCGACTTAACTCTATCTGCGGCAATCGCAGGTGGATGTGAATTTGTTGTTTTGCCTGAGGCAGAATTACCGTTTGATCGCGATGAACTGCTGGCGGAAATCAAAGCCGGTATTGAACGTGGTAAACGCCACGCAATCGTCGCAATCACAGAACACGTTTGTGATGTACATGAATTAGCTCGTTTTATTGAAGCTGAAACTAAACATGAAACACGTGCAACAGTGTTAGGTCATATTCAACGTGGTGGCTCTCCTGTTGCTTACGATCGTATTTTAGCCTCACGTATGGGGGCTTATTCTGTACAACTGCTATTAGAAGGTTATGGCGGTCGTTGTGTTGGTATTCAAAATGAAAAACTGGTTCACCATGACATTATTGATGCGGTCATGAATATGAAACGTGTCTTTAAAGCTGACTGGTATGAAACAGCGAAAAAACTCTATTAA
- a CDS encoding sulfate ABC transporter substrate-binding protein, translating to MFKQWGLLSTTLVALLFSNSLWAKDIQLLNVSYDPTRELYQQYNQAFSQYWQQKTGDRITIRQSHGGSGKQATSVINGIEADVVTLALAYDIDAIAQRGSIDKQWITRLPDNSAPYTSTIVFLVRKGNPKQITDWDSLIKPGVSIITPNPKTSGGARWNYLAAWGYGLKANHQDNEKAKAFVKALYQQVEVLDSGARGATNTFVERGIGDVLIAWENEALLAINELGADKFEIVTPSVSILAEPTVSVVDKIVDKRGTREIATAYLDYLYSPQGQEIAAKNYYRPRDKVLAEKYQNSFPKLELFTIDEVFGDWQSAQKIHFATSGVFDEISRR from the coding sequence ATGTTTAAACAATGGGGTTTATTATCAACGACTTTAGTCGCATTACTTTTTTCTAATAGCTTATGGGCTAAAGATATTCAGTTATTAAATGTCTCTTATGATCCGACAAGGGAACTTTATCAACAGTATAACCAAGCATTTAGTCAGTATTGGCAGCAGAAAACGGGAGATAGGATCACTATCCGCCAATCACATGGTGGATCAGGAAAGCAGGCGACATCAGTTATCAATGGTATTGAGGCAGATGTTGTGACATTAGCTCTTGCCTATGATATTGATGCGATCGCACAAAGAGGAAGTATCGATAAGCAATGGATAACACGACTACCCGATAACTCTGCGCCTTACACTTCAACGATTGTTTTTCTGGTGAGAAAAGGAAATCCTAAGCAGATAACAGATTGGGATTCACTGATAAAACCAGGTGTTTCCATTATTACACCTAACCCTAAAACTTCAGGTGGTGCAAGATGGAACTATCTTGCTGCTTGGGGATATGGGTTAAAAGCTAATCATCAAGATAACGAAAAAGCAAAAGCATTTGTGAAAGCACTTTATCAGCAAGTTGAAGTGTTAGACTCAGGAGCGCGAGGCGCAACCAATACATTTGTTGAGCGAGGTATTGGTGATGTATTGATTGCATGGGAAAACGAGGCATTATTAGCAATTAATGAATTAGGTGCTGATAAGTTTGAAATTGTTACACCTTCGGTTTCTATTCTGGCAGAGCCTACGGTATCTGTAGTGGATAAAATTGTCGATAAACGAGGAACACGAGAAATTGCCACCGCGTACTTAGATTATCTTTACTCACCACAGGGACAAGAGATTGCAGCAAAAAACTATTACCGTCCTAGAGATAAAGTGCTCGCTGAGAAATACCAAAACAGTTTCCCAAAACTCGAACTATTTACGATTGATGAGGTTTTTGGTGATTGGCAATCAGCACAGAAAATACATTTTGCGACAAGTGGTGTATTTGATGAAATAAGTCGTCGTTGA
- the tpiA gene encoding triose-phosphate isomerase: MRHPLVMGNWKLNGSIHMVHELIAALRKEVSGVAGCDVAIAPPAVYLCQARHEIGGSRIALGAQDTGVNLSGAFTGETSAEMLKNVDVKYVIIGHSERRTYHKESDEFIAQKFGVLKELGLTPVLCIGETEAENEAGKTQEVCARQIDAVLNAHGAAAFKDAVIAYEPIWAIGTGKSATPAQAQAVHKFIRDHIAKKDAAIAEQVIIQYGGSVNDKNAAELFGQPDIDGALVGGASLKADAFAVIVKAAAQAKAKK, translated from the coding sequence ATGCGCCATCCATTAGTCATGGGTAACTGGAAACTCAACGGCAGCATTCATATGGTTCATGAATTAATTGCTGCACTACGTAAAGAAGTTAGCGGTGTTGCAGGTTGTGATGTTGCTATCGCACCACCCGCAGTTTACCTATGCCAAGCACGCCATGAAATTGGTGGAAGCCGTATTGCATTAGGTGCTCAAGATACAGGTGTTAACCTATCTGGTGCTTTTACTGGTGAAACTTCAGCAGAAATGCTGAAAAACGTTGATGTTAAATACGTTATCATTGGTCACTCTGAGCGTCGTACTTATCATAAAGAATCTGACGAGTTTATCGCTCAAAAATTCGGCGTGTTAAAAGAGTTAGGTTTAACGCCTGTATTATGTATTGGCGAAACCGAAGCAGAAAACGAAGCGGGTAAAACACAAGAAGTCTGTGCTCGCCAAATCGATGCTGTTTTAAATGCACATGGTGCAGCTGCATTTAAAGATGCGGTTATTGCTTATGAACCAATCTGGGCTATCGGTACTGGCAAATCTGCAACTCCAGCACAAGCACAAGCTGTCCATAAATTTATTCGTGATCATATCGCGAAAAAAGATGCCGCTATCGCTGAACAAGTTATCATCCAATACGGTGGCTCTGTGAACGATAAAAATGCAGCTGAACTGTTTGGTCAACCAGACATTGATGGCGCATTAGTCGGTGGTGCTTCACTGAAAGCTGATGCATTTGCCGTCATCGTGAAAGCAGCAGCACAAGCTAAAGCGAAAAAATAA
- a CDS encoding DUF1454 family protein, whose translation MIKESTLSTLYLIIISIALCLPTTVFATGISVAQKQPTKDDIAYLKQDAPVFEITIPELRTKFNQQNPLLSLNEYKIITNHDIAIPLVRAATRITPYIYSSAILERGSEKIKSLQLTLIHTSDSPELEKMNREITTQYIVTLIAQFDPSITPTQIQEVLDLFAFKNQTPAYVSHNVGAIRYIIAHEGEQLTTFAIEPIKLSLNSKIVSAIP comes from the coding sequence ATGATAAAAGAAAGTACACTTTCTACGTTATACCTGATAATCATAAGCATTGCTCTTTGTTTGCCAACTACTGTTTTTGCAACAGGGATATCTGTCGCACAAAAACAGCCCACTAAAGATGATATTGCCTATCTTAAACAGGATGCACCCGTTTTTGAGATAACTATTCCGGAGCTACGAACAAAATTCAACCAACAAAATCCGTTACTATCGCTTAATGAATATAAAATTATCACTAATCACGATATTGCTATTCCGCTTGTCAGAGCCGCAACTCGTATTACACCTTATATTTACTCTTCAGCGATATTAGAACGTGGCAGTGAAAAAATTAAAAGTCTGCAACTGACGCTTATCCATACATCAGACTCACCTGAATTAGAAAAAATGAACCGTGAGATCACCACACAATACATTGTGACTTTGATCGCTCAATTTGACCCTTCAATAACGCCTACACAAATTCAAGAAGTTCTCGATTTGTTTGCATTTAAAAACCAAACTCCGGCTTATGTAAGCCATAATGTTGGTGCGATCCGCTATATTATTGCGCATGAAGGTGAACAATTAACGACCTTTGCAATTGAACCGATTAAGCTTTCTTTAAACAGCAAGATCGTTTCAGCTATTCCGTGA
- a CDS encoding DUF805 domain-containing protein: MTLQHWAFSFKGRIGRRDFWAGLGVCFALFSGLFIINDMIYPLPAIVTWILIFFILYPLCAIFTKRLHDRNKRGIWLLLLLLAVMLGLADTSSLEPFWQWAIGRFLPSFIGMIMLLDCGVFIGNQSENYFGKHTEQVDYRRWR; the protein is encoded by the coding sequence ATGACCTTACAACATTGGGCATTTTCATTCAAAGGACGAATTGGACGTCGTGATTTCTGGGCAGGTTTAGGTGTTTGTTTCGCTCTTTTTTCAGGCCTTTTTATTATCAATGACATGATTTATCCATTACCTGCCATTGTAACGTGGATATTGATCTTCTTTATTCTGTATCCCTTGTGTGCGATTTTCACTAAAAGACTCCATGATAGAAATAAAAGAGGAATATGGCTTTTATTACTTTTACTCGCTGTGATGTTGGGGTTGGCTGATACAAGTAGTTTAGAACCTTTTTGGCAGTGGGCGATAGGGCGTTTTCTACCTTCCTTTATCGGGATGATTATGTTGCTTGATTGTGGTGTTTTTATTGGCAATCAAAGTGAAAATTACTTTGGTAAACACACTGAGCAAGTAGATTATCGTCGCTGGCGTTAA
- the fpr gene encoding ferredoxin--NADP(+) reductase: protein MANWVNGKVIQVNRWTDTLISLVVNAPVDKFTAGQFAKLALDIDGERVQRAYSYVNAPNDPNLEFYLVTVPEGKLSPKLSALEIGDELLVTEQASGFFVLEEIPSANTLWMLSTGTAIGPFLSILQLGQDLDRFENIVLVHAVRYTNDLSYLPLMEKLVERYQGKLRIQTIVSRENHISSLTGRIPALIESGALEKTVGLTISPEESHIMLCGNPQMVRDTQQLLKEQREMRKHLRRKPGHITSEQYW from the coding sequence ATGGCAAATTGGGTGAATGGAAAAGTTATCCAAGTTAATCGCTGGACTGACACGTTAATAAGTCTTGTTGTAAATGCCCCTGTTGATAAATTTACAGCGGGGCAATTTGCAAAATTAGCATTAGATATTGATGGCGAACGAGTGCAACGTGCCTATTCTTATGTGAATGCGCCGAATGATCCTAACTTAGAATTTTATCTGGTGACTGTACCCGAAGGAAAATTAAGCCCTAAATTAAGTGCTCTAGAAATAGGGGATGAATTACTTGTCACCGAGCAAGCCAGTGGCTTTTTTGTATTAGAAGAAATTCCTAGTGCCAATACACTTTGGATGCTTTCTACAGGGACAGCCATAGGGCCTTTTTTATCGATTTTACAATTAGGCCAAGATCTGGATAGATTTGAAAATATCGTTCTTGTTCACGCGGTTCGATATACTAATGACTTAAGTTATCTCCCATTAATGGAAAAACTTGTTGAGCGTTACCAAGGAAAATTACGTATTCAAACTATTGTTAGCCGTGAAAATCATATTAGCTCATTAACAGGTCGTATTCCTGCGTTAATTGAAAGTGGTGCCTTAGAAAAAACGGTGGGCTTAACCATTTCTCCAGAAGAGAGCCATATTATGTTATGTGGCAATCCACAAATGGTAAGAGATACCCAACAACTATTAAAAGAACAACGAGAAATGCGTAAACACTTACGCCGCAAACCAGGACATATTACCAGCGAACAATATTGGTAA
- the emrD gene encoding multidrug efflux MFS transporter EmrD, giving the protein MRKLEHANLLLLIIALVAVGQMTQTIYVPVIAEMAVYFGEPTGAVQQVMGAYLFSYGFSQLIYGPISDKVGRRPVILVGMTIFCLSTLVAIFSQNLTTLVIASTLQGMGTGVAGVMTRTQPRDLYTGTALRYANSLLNMGVLVSPLLAPMIGGVVAHFFGWHACYIFLLLLGSSVLFCMYRWMPETRPVQVEKRKMLSSFYLLLSNSTFSAFLIMLICALSGIAVFEASSGVLMGGVLGLNSITISILFILPIPAAFFGAWYAGREGKTFVQLMWHSVFCCLSAGILMWIPGWLNIINIWTLLVPAALFFFGAGMLFPLATTGAMEPFPYLAGSAGALVGGLQNVGSGVATWFSALLPQHNQFSLGMIMFAMSVAIMLCWLPLAHRFSHEEHTI; this is encoded by the coding sequence ATGAGAAAGTTAGAGCATGCAAATCTATTATTATTGATAATTGCACTGGTTGCTGTGGGTCAAATGACACAAACCATCTATGTTCCAGTCATTGCCGAAATGGCGGTTTACTTTGGTGAGCCGACAGGTGCTGTACAGCAAGTAATGGGCGCTTATCTTTTTTCTTATGGTTTTTCACAGCTCATTTATGGGCCTATCTCCGACAAAGTAGGGCGTCGCCCCGTTATTTTAGTCGGAATGACGATTTTTTGTTTATCAACACTGGTAGCGATTTTTTCACAAAATTTAACCACACTGGTTATTGCAAGTACCTTACAAGGGATGGGAACAGGTGTGGCAGGAGTCATGACGCGTACTCAACCTCGTGATTTATATACAGGTACGGCATTACGTTACGCTAATAGTTTGTTAAACATGGGGGTTTTAGTTAGCCCATTATTAGCGCCGATGATTGGTGGTGTTGTGGCTCACTTCTTTGGCTGGCATGCGTGTTATATCTTCTTATTATTATTGGGAAGTAGTGTTCTTTTCTGTATGTATCGTTGGATGCCAGAAACTCGGCCAGTACAAGTTGAGAAACGTAAAATGCTGTCATCATTTTACTTACTGCTTTCCAATAGTACCTTCAGTGCATTTTTGATTATGCTAATTTGTGCATTATCAGGTATTGCAGTTTTTGAGGCATCAAGCGGTGTCTTAATGGGCGGAGTATTAGGCTTAAATAGTATTACTATCAGTATATTATTTATTTTACCGATCCCTGCTGCGTTCTTTGGGGCTTGGTATGCTGGTCGTGAAGGTAAAACCTTTGTACAACTGATGTGGCACTCTGTTTTTTGTTGTTTATCAGCTGGTATTTTAATGTGGATCCCCGGTTGGCTAAATATCATTAATATTTGGACTCTTCTGGTACCTGCCGCACTATTTTTCTTTGGTGCAGGTATGCTATTCCCATTAGCAACAACGGGTGCAATGGAGCCATTTCCATATTTAGCAGGCTCTGCGGGGGCACTGGTGGGTGGATTACAAAATGTGGGATCAGGTGTTGCAACATGGTTTTCAGCCTTATTACCACAACATAATCAATTTAGTTTAGGTATGATTATGTTCGCTATGTCAGTGGCTATTATGCTTTGTTGGCTTCCTTTGGCTCACCGTTTTAGCCATGAAGAACATACTATTTAG
- the glpK gene encoding glycerol kinase GlpK: MTTETNTSNTEKKYIVALDQGTTSSRAVVIDHDANIVSISQREFTQIYPKPGWVEHDPMEIWATQSATLVEVLAKADIPSDHVAGIGITNQRETTIVWDKETGKPVYNAIVWQCRRTADFCTRLKDKEGVEEYIRQNTGLMVDPYFSGTKLKWILDNVEGVREKAENGELLFGTVDTWLVWKMTQGRVHVTDFTNASRTMLFNIHSLDWDQKILDLLDIPRNMLPKVVPSSEVYGQTNIGGKGGTRIPIAGMAGDQQAALYGQLCVQSGMAKNTYGTGCFLLMNTGTEAVRSNHGLLTTICCGPRGEVNYALEGAVFVGGASIQWLRDELKLIDEATDSEYFATKVNDTNGVYVVPAFTGLGAPYWDPYARGAIFGLTRGANRNHIIRATLESIAYQTRDVLDAMQADSGARLQSLRVDGGAVANNFLMQFQSDILGTRVERPVVRESTALGAAFLAGLAIGFWNDLEEVKNKAAIDKEFRPGIETTERNYRYNGWKKAVARAQEWEDRA; the protein is encoded by the coding sequence ATGACAACAGAAACAAATACATCGAATACCGAAAAAAAATACATTGTTGCACTTGATCAGGGTACAACCAGCTCACGTGCCGTAGTTATTGATCATGATGCAAATATCGTCAGTATTTCACAACGCGAATTCACTCAAATTTATCCTAAGCCAGGCTGGGTTGAACACGATCCAATGGAAATTTGGGCAACACAAAGTGCAACCCTAGTTGAAGTATTAGCAAAAGCAGATATTCCATCTGATCATGTAGCTGGTATTGGTATCACAAACCAACGTGAAACCACCATTGTGTGGGATAAAGAAACGGGTAAACCTGTTTATAACGCCATTGTATGGCAATGCCGTCGTACTGCCGATTTCTGTACCCGCTTAAAAGATAAAGAAGGTGTTGAAGAATATATTCGTCAAAACACCGGTTTAATGGTTGACCCATATTTCTCTGGTACAAAATTAAAATGGATCCTCGACAACGTCGAAGGTGTTCGTGAAAAAGCAGAAAATGGCGAATTGTTATTCGGTACTGTCGATACTTGGTTAGTTTGGAAAATGACACAAGGTCGCGTTCACGTTACCGATTTCACTAACGCTTCACGTACCATGTTATTTAACATCCACTCTTTAGATTGGGATCAGAAAATCCTCGATCTGCTGGATATTCCTCGCAATATGTTACCAAAAGTTGTGCCATCTTCCGAAGTTTATGGCCAAACAAACATTGGTGGTAAAGGTGGTACACGTATTCCTATCGCGGGTATGGCGGGTGACCAACAAGCTGCACTTTATGGTCAACTTTGCGTACAAAGTGGTATGGCGAAAAATACCTATGGTACAGGCTGTTTCTTACTGATGAATACAGGTACAGAAGCCGTTCGCTCTAATCATGGTTTGTTAACAACTATCTGCTGTGGCCCTCGTGGTGAAGTGAACTATGCCTTAGAAGGTGCTGTATTCGTTGGTGGTGCGTCCATTCAATGGTTACGTGATGAATTAAAACTCATTGATGAAGCAACCGACTCTGAATACTTCGCAACTAAGGTAAACGATACGAATGGTGTCTATGTTGTTCCTGCCTTTACCGGCTTAGGCGCACCATATTGGGATCCGTATGCCCGCGGTGCTATCTTTGGTTTAACCCGTGGCGCTAACCGTAATCATATTATTCGTGCAACCTTAGAATCTATCGCTTACCAAACACGTGATGTACTTGATGCAATGCAAGCCGATTCAGGTGCGCGTTTACAATCATTGCGTGTTGATGGTGGTGCTGTTGCCAATAACTTCTTAATGCAATTCCAGTCCGATATTTTAGGCACTCGTGTTGAACGCCCTGTTGTCCGTGAAAGTACCGCACTAGGTGCCGCATTCCTTGCGGGTCTTGCTATTGGCTTCTGGAACGATTTAGAAGAAGTTAAAAATAAAGCGGCAATTGATAAAGAATTCCGCCCTGGTATTGAAACCACTGAGCGTAACTACCGTTATAACGGTTGGAAAAAAGCGGTTGCTCGTGCACAAGAGTGGGAAGATCGCGCTTAA
- a CDS encoding MIP/aquaporin family protein, with translation MSQTKTSLMGQCISEFIGTALLVFFGLGCVAAVRIAGAELGLWEISIIWGLGVALAVYLTAGTSGAHLNPAVTVAFWLFACFERRKVIPYIIAQMLGGFFAAAIVYFMYYSVFLDYEQVNGIVRGSQESLFTAGVFSTYPAAQISVAHAFVVEVIIAVILVGLILALTDDGNGVPKGPLAPLLIGILIAVIGGAFGPLTGFALNPARDFGPKLVAYFAGWGDIALTGGRDIPYFLVPMIAPFIGGILGALAYRKLIGRHLPCDTCKIEDDK, from the coding sequence ATGAGCCAGACGAAAACCTCTCTTATGGGTCAATGCATTTCTGAATTTATCGGAACTGCGTTGCTAGTCTTCTTCGGCCTTGGTTGTGTTGCTGCAGTACGTATTGCAGGAGCAGAGCTAGGACTATGGGAGATAAGTATTATCTGGGGGCTGGGTGTTGCCTTAGCCGTTTATCTTACCGCGGGCACATCTGGTGCTCACTTGAACCCGGCAGTTACCGTTGCGTTTTGGTTATTCGCTTGCTTTGAACGCAGAAAAGTTATCCCTTATATTATTGCACAAATGTTAGGTGGCTTCTTTGCCGCAGCCATTGTGTACTTTATGTACTACAGTGTTTTTCTCGACTACGAACAAGTTAATGGCATTGTCAGAGGCTCACAAGAAAGTCTCTTCACTGCCGGTGTATTCTCTACTTATCCCGCAGCTCAAATTTCCGTTGCACATGCCTTTGTTGTCGAAGTTATTATTGCCGTTATCCTTGTTGGCTTAATTTTAGCCTTAACTGATGATGGTAACGGTGTACCTAAAGGCCCATTAGCGCCTTTACTGATTGGTATCTTAATTGCCGTTATCGGTGGTGCATTTGGTCCACTAACAGGATTCGCCTTAAACCCTGCCCGTGACTTTGGTCCAAAACTGGTTGCGTACTTTGCTGGCTGGGGTGATATTGCACTGACTGGTGGACGTGATATTCCTTATTTCTTAGTTCCAATGATTGCTCCATTTATCGGTGGTATCTTGGGTGCATTGGCTTACCGTAAATTAATTGGCCGTCACTTACCTTGCGATACCTGCAAAATTGAAGACGATAAATAA